One genomic region from Thermus antranikianii DSM 12462 encodes:
- a CDS encoding form I ribulose bisphosphate carboxylase large subunit: MTDRKAMYKKGGVVEYKQMGYWQPDYEPKETDTIALFRVTPQPGIEPEEAAAAVAGESSTATWTVVWTDRLTSLDRYQAKAFRVEPVPGNPEQYFAWIAYDLALFEEGSIANMTSSIIGNVFGFKALRALRLEDLRIPVAYLKTFKGAPHGIPVERDMLNKYGRPLLGATVKPKLGLSGRNYGRVVYEALAGGLDFTKDDENINSQPFMRWRDRFLYAQEAVMKAEQVTGERKGHYMNVTAATMEDVYERLEFAKEIGAIIVMVDLTMGYTALQSVSNWCHKNGMILHLHRASHATFTRQKNHGINFRVLAKWMRMLGVDHIHAGTAVGKLEGDPNLVRGYYDILREQYVKADPVKGIYFDQDWAYLPAVMPVASGGIHAGQMHLLLSLFGDDVVLQFGGGTIGHPMGIQAGATANRVALEAMVKARNEGRNILAEGPEILKKAAQHSPALAAALDTWGSVTFDFASTDTPDVLPTPSN; the protein is encoded by the coding sequence ATGACGGATAGAAAGGCCATGTACAAGAAGGGTGGGGTGGTGGAGTACAAACAGATGGGCTACTGGCAGCCCGACTACGAGCCCAAGGAAACGGACACCATTGCCCTTTTCCGGGTGACTCCCCAGCCAGGGATTGAGCCCGAGGAGGCGGCGGCGGCGGTGGCTGGGGAGTCCTCCACCGCCACCTGGACGGTGGTCTGGACCGACCGCCTGACCAGCCTGGACCGGTACCAGGCCAAGGCTTTCCGGGTGGAGCCCGTGCCGGGGAATCCCGAGCAGTACTTCGCCTGGATCGCCTACGACCTGGCGCTTTTTGAGGAGGGGTCCATCGCCAACATGACCTCCTCCATCATCGGGAACGTCTTCGGCTTCAAGGCATTGAGGGCCCTCCGCCTCGAGGACCTCCGCATCCCCGTGGCCTACCTCAAGACCTTTAAGGGGGCTCCTCACGGGATCCCTGTGGAGCGGGACATGCTGAACAAGTACGGCCGCCCCCTCCTCGGGGCCACGGTGAAGCCCAAGCTGGGCCTCTCGGGGAGGAACTACGGCCGGGTGGTCTACGAGGCGTTGGCGGGAGGCCTTGACTTCACCAAGGACGACGAGAACATCAACTCCCAGCCCTTCATGCGCTGGCGGGACCGCTTCCTTTACGCCCAGGAGGCGGTGATGAAGGCGGAGCAGGTCACGGGGGAGCGCAAGGGCCACTACATGAACGTGACCGCCGCCACCATGGAGGATGTCTACGAGCGCCTGGAGTTCGCCAAGGAGATCGGCGCGATCATCGTCATGGTGGACCTCACCATGGGCTACACCGCCTTGCAGTCCGTTTCCAACTGGTGCCACAAAAACGGCATGATCCTCCACCTCCACCGGGCCAGCCACGCCACCTTCACCCGCCAGAAGAACCACGGCATTAACTTCCGGGTCCTGGCCAAGTGGATGCGGATGCTGGGGGTGGACCACATCCATGCCGGCACCGCCGTGGGCAAGCTGGAGGGGGACCCCAACCTGGTGCGGGGCTACTACGACATCCTCCGGGAGCAGTACGTGAAGGCGGATCCCGTGAAGGGCATCTACTTTGACCAGGACTGGGCCTACCTGCCCGCGGTGATGCCCGTGGCCTCTGGGGGGATCCACGCCGGGCAGATGCACCTTCTCCTCTCCCTCTTCGGGGACGATGTGGTGCTCCAGTTCGGCGGCGGCACCATCGGCCACCCCATGGGCATCCAAGCGGGAGCCACCGCCAACCGAGTGGCCCTCGAGGCCATGGTGAAGGCGCGCAATGAGGGCCGGAACATCCTGGCGGAAGGCCCCGAGATCCTCAAGAAGGCGGCCCAGCACTCCCCGGCTTTGGCGGCGGCCCTGGACACCTGGGGCAGCGTGACCTTTGACTTCGCCTCCACCGACACCCCGGATGTCCTGCCCACCCCCAGCAACTGA
- a CDS encoding ribulose bisphosphate carboxylase small subunit, giving the protein MRITQGTFSYLPDLTDEEIRAQVEYIIRNGWAVAIEYTDDPSPYNVYWNMWGLPMFDLEDAAAAMYEFQKCREAFPNHYIKINGYDPSPMWQAQRVSFIAHRPKKEPGFRLHRQLWSDGRRLKYTLEAYATMRPEGERYQE; this is encoded by the coding sequence ATGCGGATTACCCAAGGTACCTTCTCCTATCTGCCGGACCTGACGGACGAGGAGATCCGGGCCCAGGTCGAGTACATCATCCGAAACGGTTGGGCGGTTGCCATCGAGTACACCGACGACCCGAGCCCCTACAACGTGTACTGGAACATGTGGGGCTTGCCCATGTTTGACCTGGAGGATGCGGCGGCGGCCATGTACGAGTTCCAGAAGTGCCGCGAGGCCTTCCCCAACCACTACATCAAGATCAACGGCTACGATCCCTCCCCCATGTGGCAGGCGCAAAGGGTCTCCTTCATCGCCCACCGGCCCAAGAAGGAGCCTGGCTTCCGCCTGCACCGGCAGCTTTGGAGCGATGGCCGCAGGCTCAAGTACACCCTCGAGGCCTACGCCACCATGAGGCCGGAAGGCGAGCGTTACCAGGAGTAG
- a CDS encoding AAA family ATPase, which yields MQETQGQNLAVVKNPEIEAVLETLERELVGLRPVKQRIREIAAYLSVDKLRRELGLTADRPTLHMAFVGPPGTGKTTVALRMATILHKLGYIRRDHLVVASRDDLVGQYIGHTAPKTKEVLKRAMGGVLFIDEAYSLYRAENERDYGQETIEILLQVMENQREDLVVILAGYKDRMEEFFALNPGMRSRIAHHIEFPPYGAEELFQIGKLMLEKQGYRFTEEAEKAFLEYLERRMRLPNFAYARSVRNALDRFKLRQAYRLYQKAGPVTPEELMTITADDIYASSVFREEEKEEEDAP from the coding sequence ATGCAGGAAACCCAAGGCCAAAACCTGGCGGTGGTCAAGAACCCCGAGATCGAGGCGGTGCTGGAAACCCTGGAGCGGGAGCTGGTGGGTCTTAGGCCGGTTAAGCAGAGGATCCGGGAGATCGCCGCCTACCTCTCCGTGGACAAGCTCCGCCGGGAGCTGGGGCTTACCGCCGATCGCCCCACCCTGCACATGGCCTTTGTGGGCCCCCCGGGCACGGGCAAGACCACGGTGGCCTTGAGGATGGCCACCATCCTGCACAAGCTGGGCTACATCCGCCGCGACCACCTGGTGGTGGCGAGCCGCGATGACCTGGTGGGCCAGTACATCGGCCACACCGCCCCCAAGACCAAGGAGGTCCTGAAGCGGGCCATGGGGGGCGTTCTCTTCATCGACGAGGCCTACAGCCTCTACCGGGCGGAAAACGAGCGGGACTACGGCCAGGAGACCATTGAGATCCTCCTCCAGGTCATGGAGAACCAGCGGGAAGACCTGGTGGTGATCCTGGCGGGCTACAAGGACCGCATGGAGGAGTTCTTCGCCTTGAACCCGGGGATGCGCTCCCGCATCGCCCACCACATTGAGTTTCCCCCCTATGGCGCCGAGGAGCTCTTCCAGATCGGCAAGCTCATGCTGGAGAAGCAGGGCTACCGCTTCACCGAGGAGGCGGAAAAGGCCTTCTTGGAGTACCTGGAACGCCGCATGCGCCTTCCCAACTTCGCCTACGCCCGGAGCGTGCGCAACGCCCTGGACCGCTTCAAGCTCAGGCAGGCTTACCGCCTTTACCAGAAGGCGGGGCCGGTGACCCCAGAGGAACTCATGACCATCACCGCCGACGACATCTACGCCAGCTCGGTTTTTAGGGAGGAGGAAAAGGAGGAGGAAGATGCCCCATAG
- a CDS encoding phosphoribulokinase: protein MLGIAGDSGAGKTTISAGIARLLGVERTTNICVDDYHKYDRKQRKELGITPLNPECNYMDIMEQHVRLLSEGEPILKPVYNHSTGTFDPPVYIPAPRAVEEEGRLIPRVVVLEGLLTLFSPALRSRYHLTVYLDPEEELRREWKVKRDVAKRGYTPEEVIADIERRMPDSRAFIWPQKEHADIIVRFYRPAGYDPENPSTLNVRITLKHTLPRLDLSEVLHSAYEDEALIRLETRKEADILDITGNVTPEQAQAFERIIWDHLGHHAQHFDPSLVGTFWDKAGQSYPLALTQLIIAYYLVKMRELAIERGHLRVA from the coding sequence ATGTTAGGGATTGCCGGAGACTCCGGGGCGGGGAAAACCACCATCTCTGCGGGGATCGCCCGGCTTTTGGGGGTGGAGCGCACCACCAACATCTGCGTGGACGACTACCATAAGTACGACCGCAAGCAGCGCAAGGAGCTGGGCATCACCCCCTTGAACCCGGAGTGCAACTATATGGACATCATGGAGCAGCACGTGAGGCTTCTTTCCGAGGGGGAACCCATCCTGAAGCCCGTGTACAACCACTCCACGGGTACCTTTGACCCGCCGGTCTACATCCCTGCCCCCCGGGCGGTGGAGGAGGAGGGCAGGCTCATCCCCCGGGTGGTGGTTCTGGAGGGGCTCCTTACCCTTTTTTCCCCGGCCTTGAGGAGCCGCTACCACCTCACCGTCTACCTGGACCCTGAGGAGGAACTCAGGCGGGAGTGGAAGGTGAAGCGGGATGTGGCCAAGCGGGGCTACACCCCTGAGGAGGTCATCGCCGACATCGAAAGGCGCATGCCCGACTCCCGGGCCTTTATCTGGCCGCAGAAGGAGCATGCGGACATCATCGTGCGCTTCTACCGGCCTGCGGGCTACGATCCGGAAAACCCCAGCACCCTGAACGTGAGGATCACCCTCAAGCACACCCTGCCCCGCCTGGATCTTTCCGAGGTCCTCCACTCCGCCTACGAGGACGAGGCCCTGATCCGCCTGGAAACCCGGAAGGAGGCGGACATCCTGGACATCACCGGCAACGTGACCCCCGAGCAGGCCCAGGCCTTTGAGCGCATCATCTGGGATCATCTGGGCCACCATGCCCAGCACTTCGACCCCAGCTTGGTGGGTACCTTCTGGGATAAGGCGGGGCAGAGCTACCCCCTGGCCCTGACCCAGCTCATCATCGCCTACTATCTGGTTAAGATGCGGGAGCTGGCCATCGAGCGGGGGCACCTGCGGGTGGCCTAG
- the rpe gene encoding ribulose-phosphate 3-epimerase: MLKFAPSILTADLARLKDQIEEAEAAGVDWIHLDVMDGVFVPNLTFGPLLVEAVRRVTSLPLDVHLMIVQPERYLEDFARAGADVITVHFEATPHAHRAVQKVKELGKKAGLAINPATPLEAFEPLLPELDLALLMSVNPGFGGQRYIPTSTGRLRRLKEMRDRLNPSCLIEVDGGVNRDTVAEVYRAGADVAVAGSALFNGRPVADNLKELKEVLYALGDR, translated from the coding sequence ATGCTCAAGTTTGCGCCCTCCATCCTCACGGCGGACCTGGCGAGGTTAAAGGACCAGATCGAGGAAGCCGAGGCGGCAGGGGTGGACTGGATTCACCTGGACGTGATGGATGGGGTGTTCGTCCCCAATCTCACCTTTGGACCCCTTCTGGTGGAGGCGGTGCGGCGGGTGACCTCCCTGCCCCTGGACGTGCACCTGATGATCGTGCAGCCGGAGAGGTACCTGGAGGACTTCGCCCGCGCCGGGGCTGATGTGATCACCGTCCACTTCGAGGCCACCCCGCACGCCCACCGGGCGGTGCAGAAGGTGAAGGAGCTGGGGAAGAAGGCGGGGCTTGCCATCAACCCCGCCACGCCCCTCGAGGCCTTTGAGCCCCTGTTGCCCGAGCTGGACCTGGCCCTTCTGATGAGCGTGAACCCAGGGTTTGGGGGGCAGAGGTATATTCCCACCTCCACGGGAAGGCTTCGCCGGCTCAAGGAGATGCGGGATAGGCTGAACCCCTCTTGCCTCATTGAGGTGGATGGGGGCGTGAACCGGGATACCGTGGCCGAGGTGTACCGGGCGGGTGCGGATGTGGCCGTGGCGGGAAGCGCTCTTTTCAATGGGCGGCCTGTGGCTGATAACCTTAAGGAGCTAAAGGAGGTGCTTTATGCCCTTGGTGACAGGTAA
- the fba gene encoding class II fructose-1,6-bisphosphate aldolase, which produces MPLVTGKEVLDKARREGYAVPSFNTNNLEITQAILEVADELRAPVFIQVSDGARKYAGLENLANLVKDMASRTKVPVVLHLDHGADFKMVMQALRAGFTSVMIDASHHPFEENVAETKKVVEAAHAVGVSVEAELGRLQGIEDNIQVSEAEAFLTDPEEAERFVAETGIDYLAIAIGTSHGAYKGKGRPYIDHKRLEEISKRVSIPLVLHGASGVPTWLKEKLLATGAELKEATGIHDEDIKKAIPNGIAKINIDTDLRLAMTLGIREVVMGNPKEFDPRKIIGRGRDYLKQVIREKFELMGTVGRA; this is translated from the coding sequence ATGCCCTTGGTGACAGGTAAAGAGGTTTTGGACAAGGCGCGGCGCGAAGGCTATGCGGTTCCTAGCTTCAACACCAATAATCTGGAGATTACCCAGGCCATCCTCGAGGTGGCCGACGAGCTAAGGGCGCCGGTCTTCATCCAGGTTTCCGACGGGGCCAGGAAGTACGCTGGGCTCGAGAACCTGGCCAACCTGGTGAAGGACATGGCCAGCCGCACCAAGGTGCCCGTGGTCCTCCACCTGGACCACGGAGCCGACTTCAAGATGGTGATGCAGGCCCTGAGGGCGGGCTTCACCAGCGTGATGATCGATGCCAGCCACCATCCCTTTGAGGAGAACGTGGCCGAGACCAAGAAGGTGGTGGAGGCAGCCCATGCGGTGGGGGTGAGCGTGGAGGCGGAGCTGGGCCGGCTTCAGGGCATCGAGGACAACATCCAGGTGTCGGAGGCGGAGGCCTTCCTCACCGACCCCGAAGAGGCGGAGCGCTTCGTGGCGGAAACGGGCATTGACTACCTGGCCATTGCCATCGGCACCAGCCACGGGGCCTACAAGGGGAAGGGCCGGCCCTACATCGACCACAAGCGCCTCGAGGAGATCAGCAAGCGGGTTTCCATCCCCCTGGTGCTCCACGGGGCGAGCGGGGTGCCCACCTGGCTTAAGGAGAAGCTCTTGGCCACGGGGGCCGAGCTCAAGGAGGCCACGGGCATCCACGACGAGGACATCAAAAAGGCCATTCCCAACGGCATCGCCAAGATCAACATCGACACCGACCTGCGCCTGGCCATGACCCTGGGGATCCGCGAGGTGGTGATGGGGAACCCCAAGGAGTTCGACCCCCGCAAGATCATCGGCAGGGGCCGGGACTACCTCAAGCAGGTGATCCGGGAGAAGTTTGAGCTGATGGGCACCGTGGGCCGGGCGTAA